The Plasmodium brasilianum strain Bolivian I chromosome 14, whole genome shotgun sequence genome contains a region encoding:
- a CDS encoding serpentine receptor 10 translates to MMIWKSNQKIKRTLEFFVIFLIFIRIINCQLIKLDGQKINTNYILYVLKGLYIFGKDDAPYILLGEKKDMNVKEAHAIFENIGISTVDNKNTKYFSFGAAENKDGDSNINNKDGSELGGNKKDNKSSTGISNGGGDGKKDKANDDDDEKKEKFKLNLYKDNPYLRKKKQYRYLDDDKSFGTADLFLELVLMKETEFNKYYLPKDTDVCCRTDGNGMDGNDIFTCPGKGYLKRYVDESNMYSLKLPVYFIKDKIHDSNSYLSDNEVNQEQFLNKIKNKHMYNINQTDVYALFLSNCLDSKKFELELHGNIHILNKYGYLPGDKVSKLNLYVFCMIVYSIYLFNWIYLLVKNKQFVIKIQIWILVCIFLYLMENFFLFLYFLVYNLHAKINNNLLFLSVCSSILKNVCSYLLILLGSLGWGLVIPTLDRKTFIKIKVLFFFFIIFDFIKHFLDMHLTDSEINTIYFFFCIIPVTVIYSIIYLWVFTSASKIIIQLNEDKQYEKLNMFKRFFNVLIFTLIFSVIAFIIDIIVMVFVDNTIWNLKCYLSEGIISCLFLIILTAMVMLFKPSDRLKRISHFTEIGDMDEMEDFSHFEHSIEDIS, encoded by the coding sequence atgATGATATGGAAGTCCAATcagaaaattaaaagaacaCTTGAGTTTTTCGTTATCtttttgatttttataagaattataaatTGTCAATTAATAAAACTAGATGGtcaaaaaattaacacaAACTATATTCTTTACGTTTTGAAgggcttatatatatttggaaAAGATGATGCGCCATATATTCTGTtaggggaaaaaaaggatatgaACGTAAAAGAAGCTCACGCCATTTTTGAGAACATAGGTATAAGTACAGttgataataaaaacacaaaatattttagttttGGAGCTGCAGAGAATAAAGATGGTGatagtaatataaataataaggatGGAAGTGAATTAGGTGGAAACAAAAAAGACAATAAATCCAGCACAGGTATTAGTAATGGTGGTGGGGatggaaaaaaagataaagccaatgatgatgatgacgaaaaaaaagaaaaatttaaattgaaTTTGTATAAGGATAATCCTTATCTGCGAAAAAAGAAACAGTATAGATATTTAGATGATGACAAATCTTTTGGTACCGctgatttatttttagaattaGTTCTTATGAAAGAGACTgagtttaataaatattatttaccaAAAGATACAGATGTTTGTTGTCGTACGGATGGAAATGGTATGGATggaaatgatatatttacatgtccGGGTAAaggatatttaaaaagatatgTAGATGAGTCAAATATGTATTCATTGAAATTACcagtttattttataaaagataaaattcaCGATAGTAATTCTTACTTATCAGATAATGAAGTAAACCAGgaacaatttttaaataaaattaagaataaacatatgtacaaTATTAATCAGACAGATGTGtatgctttatttttatcaaattgtttagatagtaaaaaatttgagTTAGAATTACATggaaatattcatatattaaataaatatggatATCTACCAGGAGATAAGGTAtctaaattaaatttatatgttttctGTATGATAGTTTattccatatatttatttaactggatatatttattagttaAAAATAAGCAGTTTGTTATCAAAATTCAAATTTGGATACTAGTTtgtatctttttatatttaatggaaaatttctttttatttctttattttctagtatataatttacatgcaaagattaataataatttattattcctATCGGTTTGTTCAAGTATTTTGAAGAATGTTTGTTCTtaccttttaattttattggGATCATTAGGTTGGGGCTTAGTTATTCCAACATTAGATAGAAAAAcatttatcaaaataaaagttttattctttttttttataatatttgattttataaaacatttcTTAGATATGCATTTAACAGATTCAGAAATCAATACaatctatttctttttttgtattattccAGTAACTGTAATTTAttccataatatatttatgggTATTTACCTCAGctagtaaaattattattcaatTGAATGAAGATAAGCAATATGAAAAgttaaatatgtttaaaagatttttcaacgttttaatatttacacTTATATTTTCAGTTATTGCCTTTATTATTGATATCATTGTAATGGTATTTGTAGATAATACGATATGgaatttaaaatgttatctCAGTGAAGGAATAATAAgctgtttatttttaattatcctAACAGCAATGGTTATGTTGTTTAAACCATCAGATAGACTTAAAAGAATTTCACATTTTACTGAAATAGGAGATATGGACGAAATGGAGGACTTTTCGCACTTCGAGCATTCCATAGAAGATATATCCTAG
- a CDS encoding serine--tRNA ligase, with product MHNPIRRNKKHSNKSKSVEYNEYGMNIKFLKINENKVIENLKKRCMETNINDVMILKNLIDTKNKLEVVRNDLRNKRKLLSDNVKNLIFSQKDTTIKKVIQREFSCNPKKEKKSESSLNNDNFNNSQNDIFDNSNVMEQNEQIRTRHSELSSDEKNEHLQNVNIQKKIEKVKNEMNEINNSIDLSEAKILNLKLQIDEYFNKLPNILLSKVPEGRTANDNKIVKTYKIKNIEINKANTFLESHENIIKRYDNNSIFSNISNKIGFGYNILVNNIAKLERALIHFMINTHVNKFMYTYVKTPVIVSKSALINTGQLPRFENDIFKINSNYKIINEEAYLIPTSEVSLLNLFKNSLVDYEKLPIKLVSHSSCFRIEKNFAYGKTTKGLLREHIFEKVELIAITDRKTSPYYYKDLIKHCEYILKKLKIPYRLVLLNSSETPFSSSVCYDIEAWLPSQKRFIEVSSCSNCLDFQSRKLHLKYKKGNKNFYCHTINGSGLAVGRVLAIILEQYQIQRNSKNEQNQLIIPKPLQRYMNAATINL from the coding sequence atgcatAACCCCATAAGAcgtaataaaaaacatagtaataaaagtaaaagtgtcgaatataatgaatacggtatgaatataaaatttttaaaaataaatgaaaacaaagtgatagaaaatttaaaaaaaagatgtatGGAAACAAACATAAATGACgtaatgatattaaaaaatttaatagacacaaaaaataaactcGAAGTAGTAAGAAATGATCTCAGAAATAAACGAAAATTATTATCAgataatgttaaaaatttgATATTTTCTCAAAAAGACACAACAATTAAAAAGGTAATACAAAGGGAATTTTCGTGTAATCctaagaaggaaaaaaagtcAGAATCGTCCTTAAATAAtgacaattttaataatagtCAAAATGACATTTTCGACAATTCCAATGTGATGGAACAAAACGAACAAATACGAACTCGTCACTCAGAATTAAGTagtgatgaaaaaaatgaacatttacaaaatgttaatatacagaaaaaaatagagaagGTTAAAAACGAGATGAACGAAATCAACAATAGTATTGATCTAAGTGAAGCAaagatattaaatttaaaattgcaaatagatgaatattttaataaactaCCAAACATCTTATTGAGTAAAGTCCCTGAGGGTAGAACGGCCAACGATAATAAAATAGTCAagacatataaaataaaaaatatcgaaattaataaagctaatacttttttagaatctcatgaaaatattataaaaagatatgataacaatagtatcttttcaaatatatctaataaaaTAGGATTTGGGTACAATATACTCGTAAATAATATAGCAAAATTGGAAAGAGCTCTAATAcattttatgataaatacTCATGTAAATAAGTTTATGTATACTTATGTAAAAACTCCAGTAATTGTATCCAAAAGTGCATTAATAAATACAGGTCAATTACCAAGGTttgaaaatgatatatttaaaattaatagcaattataaaattataaatgagGAAGCCTATTTAATACCAACAAGTGAAGTCTccttattaaatttatttaaaaattcgtTAGTAGATTATGAGAAGCTACCTATTAAATTAGTTAGTCATTCATCCTGTTTtagaatagaaaaaaattttgcttACGGTAAAACAACCAAAGGATTATTACGTGaacatatttttgaaaaagtaGAATTAATAGCTATTACTGATAGAAAAACATCtccttattattataaagatttaattaaacactgtgaatatattttaaagaaattaaaaataccaTACAGATTAGTACTACTAAATTCCAGTGAAACACCATTCTCTTCATCAGTATGTTACGATATAGAGGCATGGTTACCTAGTCAGAAAAGATTCATTGAAGTATCTTCTTGCTCCAACTGTTTAGATTTTCAGTCAAGgaaattacatttaaaatataaaaaaggtaataaaaatttttattgtcATACCATCAATGGATCAGGTTTGGCTGTCGGAAGGGTTTTAGCAATTATATTAGAGCAGTACCAAATACAACGAAATTCAAAAAACGAACAAAATCAGTTAATTATACCTAAACCCTTGCAAAGATATATGAACGCAGCAACAATAAAcctttaa
- a CDS encoding glycerol-3-phosphate dehydrogenase NAD yields the protein MYRNLLDILKEGPLKISILGSGNWASAISKIVGTNAKNNYLFENEVKMWIRDEIVNGEKMVDIINKKHENTKYLQGVPLPHNIVAYSDMSKVINNADLLIFIIPSQYLESVLHLIKEDKSIKIEKHVKAISLTKGFIVKNNKMILCSKYISNSLDVPCCALSGANIAMDVAMECFSEATIGGDDKDALPIWQRVFDMPYFKINCVNESTGVEICGALKNIITLAAGFCDGLNVSPNSKSAIIRIGINETMLFAKKFFNYSDVSILLESCGIADIITSFLGGRNAKCSAEFVRCQLKKSWEELENEILKGQKLQGTVTLKYVYQMIKESNATHEFPLFTILHKISFENEEPTNLLKTFMNYTISTVNP from the exons atgtatagaaACCTTTTAGATATATTGAAAGAAGGCCCACTTAAg ATATCAATACTGGGAAGCGGAAACTGGGCTAGCGCAATTAGCAAGATTGTTGGTACCAATgcaaaaaacaattatttatttgaaaatgaagtaaaaatgtGGATTCGAGATGAAATAGTAAACGGAGAGAAAATGGTGgacataattaataaaaaacatgaaaataCCAAATATTTACAGGGTGTTCCTTTACCGCATAATATTGTGGCTTATTCTGATATGTCTAAGGTTATAAATAATGCTGATTTATTGATATTTATTATCCCATCACAATATTTGGAAAGTgtattacatttaattaaagAAGACAAATCaattaaaatagaaaaacatGTAAAAGCCATATCATTAACAAAGGGTTTCATtgtcaaaaataataaaatgatactctgttcaaaatatattagtaatTCTTTGGATGTTCCTTGTTGTGCATTGTCTGGTGCTAACATTGCTATG GATGTTGCAATGGAATGCTTCTCAGAAGCTACAATTGGAGGAGATGACAAAGACGCATTACCAATTTGGCAAAGGGTCTTTGATATgccttattttaaaataaattgcgTTAATGAATCAACTGGAGTTGaa ATTTGTGGAgccttaaaaaatattataacgtTAGCAGCTGGATTTTGTGATGGTCTAAATGTTTCTCCAAATTCCAAGTCGGCAATTATACGAATTGGAATTAACGAAACAATgctttttgcaaaaaaattttttaattactcGGATGTTAGCATACTTCTTGAAAGTTGTGGAATTGCTGATATTATTACTTCCTTTTTAGGGGGAAGGAATGCAAAATGTTCTGCTGAGTTTGTAAGGTGCCAGTTGAAAAAGTCATGGGAAGAACTGGAGAATGAAATACTCAAGGGGCAAAAATTACAG GGAACTGTgactttaaaatatgtttaccAAATGATTAAAGAAAGTAATGCAACCCATGAATTTCCCCTTTTTACGATTCttcataaaatttcatttgaAAATGAAGAGCCcacaaatttattaaaaacatttatgaATTACACAATTTCGACAGTAAACCCTTGA
- a CDS encoding signal recognition particle subunit SRP19 yields MINPEVTNVNDDARDFSRWKIIYPNYLNKKKKVKEGRRINLKYCVVDPSVDDIALACKELNIPCIVEKNKYYPRDWLVEGRIRIKMPDTENKTLSKFALMKEIGLKLQTVKANVDANVVVNSNSLTKKKKKKKTRMKTKICQTIN; encoded by the coding sequence ATGATTAATCCTGAAGTAACAAATGTAAATGATGACGCTAGAGACTTTTCACGatggaaaataatatatcccaattatttaaataaaaaaaaaaaggtaaaagaaGGAAGACGAATAAATTTAAAGTATTGTGTAGTAGATCCATCAGTAGATGATATTGCACTAGCTTGTAAAGAATTAAATATCCCATGCattgtagaaaaaaataaatactatCCACGAGATTGGCTAGTTGAAGGGAGAATACGAATTAAGATGCCTGATACAGAAAATAAGACTTTAAGTAAATTTGCTTTAATGAAAGAAATTGGATTGAAATTACAAACTGTAAAAGCAAATGTAGATGCTAATGTTGTAGTTAATTCTAACAGcttaaccaaaaaaaaaaaaaaaaaaaaaacaaggaTGAAGACAAAGATATGCCAAACTATTAACTAA